From one Rhopalosiphum padi isolate XX-2018 chromosome 2, ASM2088224v1, whole genome shotgun sequence genomic stretch:
- the LOC132920844 gene encoding adhesion G protein-coupled receptor A3, which translates to MYRGSWLWALWLLLLVVAVTAQKTTDTVTVTPVDVAACPERCVCPKRRVGDKFSKVKCGGLDKPVMYLSEIPLVQLSNFTGVTFLDLSSNVIAALPTNAIPIQTLQKLDLTKNLISIIQDGAFRGTPNLKILTLTDNKLRNISQGMFEGLYSLEQLKINKNMIAQIPGNTFTFLIHLTRLDISDNPLVCDCEISGFLEWVKKKVKLGPKSECHEPTSLKDTPIKNLRLDMLNCVRPKSNTPPAIEILPNSNLVLFEGDSIELLCRAVGTDALEGIILAWNINALNTNASIIVTDGDFENTGLIQSNLSIAKLNTNHTGKYECKLNSSSGTRIQSISLTVISNKTKFCGVEESKDNKGTYYWTRTVSDVITVKQCQANEEVEPLARGTVSRHCNLNGVWEVPDTLDCPYTSPTTRIFYTQSKTNVTHKDSSETARQLFNYTRDHFNEIKDNLDISFIADIVDDYLDVIRNEKSLAPIVVDLISLMAELPRELLLAAQKNDKSTSRLVNALETSLEFASPLNSRWTSAIAMEQFIISKENFNGLICIWGRDQDSPTTMNSLMCHVYNNDSIYQNKIIEASIKVPHSLFMSDSKTDLVSNEIKLVFIVYEDGKMFPEPMITAEDNVTLLPTEIKSCILVTKLVGVEMDVVPEPLILTLRQPENYDHYLTMRPSPSWWNPLSGLWDINPNTSCQLARITGGMLEYTCNRFGYFALTMSPTLVHNIFPSTTNITVKKKAKLFAHTSIYIGTFAGSTFLLFSVTLYIILNSNIQMAKKLKHSLPNTWFAMAMFYLIYCNGIHRTENPRTCQIIGLLIQFFSLAPLFWMTVTIKVLCKRVHKPFLPAGTPSDDGGGMNIPHEDVVVKKPLLGIYMVGWGIPMLLCGMSSAVNLPGYGGHEGDYCFLKPGPAFGFILSVALVVIIGIFFLSLIISCVANDLDSNVQLSEGTQATDLELLDQTNSMVEHNSCRSLTTPSSKVEDPEQSPVVQLRFFNGTLLGYLLTVAMTYFNVTVMHSPTIQLWLGVWFACFNIFQNFLIMWFYIFVRNDVQNAFVELKEHRWGRKKVVDSVRAPSIRTDSFQSVRPKSNSEVVSLQSFRSPQLQLVMMRHQLNAEHQIDYYNPHQITVAKRFFKKQRRKQNNLPRRPPLTSPELTDNGAYYCQNGKTNNLRLELKQNGVFSDSAITDHEYVEVDGHTQYQHKYMQPRDYSTEEFVTSQMSGASCEGISDSVTDCGRNISEKETCNSPHVIVSDCSSANPLNHTYETITPKKERWTDANKRKKDMRKSHKASGYTLARTNKSDSDENDETCV; encoded by the exons ATGTACCGCGGTTCATGGCTGTGGGCACTGTGGTTGTTGCTGTTGGTCGTTGCAGTAACAGCCCAGAAGACTACTGATACAGTGACAGTGACGCCTGTGGATGTCGCGGCGTGTCCGGAACGGTGCGTCTGTCCGAAGAGACGGGTCGGCGACAAGTTCAGCAAAGTTAAATGCGGCGGGCTTGATAAGCCTGTCATGTATCTCAGTGAGATACCACTGGTTCAGCTGTCAAACTTTACTGGAGTCACATTCTT GGATCTGTCCAGCAACGTGATCGCTGCTCTGCCCACAAACGCCATACCTATTCAAACTTTACAAAAGCT AGATCTGACCAAAAACCTAATCTCTATTATTCAAGATGGAGCATTTCGTGGTACACCAAATCTTAAAATACT GACATTGACTGACAACAAACTCAGAAATATATCTCAAGGCATGTTTGAAGGGCTCTACTCATTAGAACAAtt aaaaataaacaaaaatatgattgCTCAAATACCAGgcaatacatttacatttttgattcaTCTCACTAGatt AGATATATCAGATAACCCATTAGTTTGCGATtgtgaaatttctggttttctTGAGTGggtcaaaaaaaaagtaaaattaggACCAAAATCTGAATGCCATGAACCAACTTCCTTGAAAGACACACCTATTAAAAATCTACGTCTTGATATGTTGAACTGTGTGCGCCCAAAATCAAATACACCTCCAGCTATCGAAATTTTACCTAACTCAAATCTT GTTCTTTTTGAAGGCGATTCAATAGAGCTATTATGTCGTGCTGTTGGTACAGATGCTCTAGAAGGTATTATTTTGGCTTGgaatataaatgcattaaatacTAATGCTTCAATAATTGTTACTGACGGAGATTTTGAAAACACTGGTTTAATTCAAAG TAATTTGTCAATAGCAAAACTTAATACAAATCATACTGGaaaatatgaatgtaaattGAACTCATCTAGTGGAACTCGAATTCAATCAATTTCACTGActgttatttcaaataaaactaaattctgTGGGGTTGAAG agagTAAAGACAATAAAGGAACATATTATTGGACCCGTACCGTCTCGGACGTAATAACTGTTAAACAATGTCAAGCAAATGAAGAAGTTGAACCTTTGGCTAGAGGCACAGTCAGTAGACATTGTAATTTAAATGGTGTATGGGAAGTACCAGATACTTTAGACTGTCCTTATACAAGTCCAACCACTCGTATTTTTTACACACAATCAAAA acaaatgTTACTCATAAAGATAGCTCAGAAACGGCTAggcaattatttaattatacaagagatcattttaatgaaattaaagatAATCTTGATATTAGTTTTATTGCAGACATAGTAGATGACTATTTGGATGTAATACGCAATGAAAAAtcg ctAGCACCAATTGTAGTAGATTTAATAAGTTTGATGGCTGAACTACCTAGAGAATTACTATTAGCTGctcaaaaaaatgataaatctaCTTCCAGACTTGTGAATGCTTTAGAAACTTCTTTAGAATTTGCTTCACCATTAAATTCTCGatgg acATCAGCTATAGCAAtggaacaatttattatttcaaaagaaaatttCAATGGATTAATATGTATATGGGGTCGAGACCAAGATTCCCCTACTACAATGAATTCATTGATGTGTCATGTTTATAACAATGATAGTATTTATCAAaacaaa ATTATTGAAGCTTCGATAAAAGTACCACATTCATTATTCATGAGTGACTCGAAAACAGATTTGGTtagtaatgaaataaaattagtattcatAGTGTATGAAGATGGAAAAATGTTTCCCGAGCCAATGATAACAGCTGAAGACAATGTTACTTTACTGCCTACAGAAATAAAGTCTTGCATTTTAGTAACAAAGTTAGTTGGTGTTGAAATGGATGTTGTACCAGAACCACTAATCTTAACATTACGTCAACCTGAAAATTATGATCATTATTTAACAATGAGACCTAGCCCATCATGGTGGAATCCTTTATCAGGATTGTGGGATATAAATCCAAACACCAGTTGTCAGCTAGCACGCATTACTGGTGGCATGTTGGAGTATACATGTAACAGATTTGGTTATTTTGCATTGACCATGAGTCCAACACTGgtgcataatatttttccttCGACAACAAATAT tactgttaaaaaaaaagcaaagtTATTTGCACATACATCAATTTACATTGGCACTTTTGCGGGAAGTACATTTCTTTTATTTTCCGTCACTCTCTATATAATACTCAATAGCAACATACAAATGGCTAAAAAATTGAAGCACTCTCTTCCCAATACATGGTTTGCAATggctatgttttatttaatctattg taATGGTATTCATCGGACTGAAAATCCAAGAACTTGCCAAATAATAGGATTGCTGattcaattttttagtttagCTCCATTGTTTTGGATGACAGTGACTATTAA aGTTTTATGTAAACGAGTTCATAAGCCATTCCTTCCAGCTGGCACACCATCTGACGATGGTGGTGGTATGAATATTCCACATGAAGATGTTGTAGTCAAAAAGCCATTACTGGGTATATATATGGTTGGCTGGGGCATTCCAATGTTATTGTGTGGAATGTCAAGTGCTGTCAATTTGCCTGGTTATGGAGGTCACGAAGGAGATTATTGTTTCTTAAAACCGGGTCCTGCTTTTGGTTTTATTCTTAGTGTAGCTTTAGTGGTTATTATTGGTATCTTCTTCCTCAGTTTAATTATTTCCTGTGTTGCCAATGATCTCGACTCCAACGTACAACTTTCAGAAGGTACCCAAGCCACTGACTTGGAACTATTAGATCAGACAAATAGCATGGTTGAACATAATAGTTGTCGCAGTCTCACTACTCCATCAAGCAAAGTAGAAGACCCCGAACAGTCTCCTGTTGTCCAACTACGATTTTTTAACGGAACTCTATTGGGATATTTGTTGACTGTTGCAATGacttattttaatgtaacaGTCATGCATAGTCCAACAATACAACTATGGTTGGGTGTATGGTTtgcttgttttaatatatttcaaaactttttgATAATGTGGTTTTACATATTTGTACGAAATGATGTCCAGAACGCATTTGTAGAACTCAAAGAACATCGATGGGGAAGAAAAAAAGTAGTAGATTCAGTCCGTGCTCCATCTATTAGGACTGATAGTTTTCAATCTGTGAGACCAAAGTCTAATAGTGAAGTGGTATCACTGCAATCCTTTAGATCACCTCAATTACAACTTGTAATGATGAGACATCAATTAAATGCAGAACATCAAATTGATTATTACAATCCACATCAAATAACTGTAGCGAAAcggtttttcaaaaaacaaaggagaaaacaaaataatttacctagaCGTCCACCACTGACTTCGCCAGAACTAACTGACAATGGTGCTTACTACTGTCAAAATGGTAAAACCAATAATCTACGGCTAGAACTAAAACAAAATGGTGTGTTCTCAGATAGTGCCATTACTGATCATGAGTATGTTGAAGTAGATGGCCATACACAATATCAACATAAATATATGCAACCAAGAGATTACTCAACTGAAGAATTTGTAACCAGCCAAATGAGTGGTGCTAGTTGTGAAGGTATTTCAGACAGTGTCACCGATTGTGGACGGAACATAAGCGAAAAAGAAACTTGCAATAGTCCACATGTGATAGTGTCTGATTGTTCAAGTGCGAATCCATTGAATCACACGTATGAAACAATAACGCCAAAAAAAGAGAGATGGACAGATGccaacaaaagaaaaaaagacaTGAGAAAATCTCATAAAGCATCTGGCTATACACTTGCCAGAACTAACAAATCGGATAGCGACGAAAATGATGAGACTTGTGTTTAG
- the LOC132921634 gene encoding facilitated trehalose transporter Tret1-like codes for MGMLFPAIVAMGVVISDVFGPFEQYDNRRPFSIPFNVYCCLFVVLHAIGLCFVPKPPYSTPNNFFEPNHSNDECLSTINLLDEPYRMDVLHPMFNSDYRNIYRRSSWQILEAFSHRADRKALLIAVGCMFFHQMSGMNVIISYMFSVMKMADIDVDPKTIYITLGLVQVITMHVAIIIIDSKGRRMLLIYSAVIMCLCLVGLAFCIIIKMQLNATTFSDISMVLVMFFIVAYSLGFGPVPWVILGEIFSTKVKSYGISFTSAINWLLVLANAYFPYEMNQFFDIEYLFLFHFVLCVSGALFVWWFVPETKKFSLIDVQRQLDIDNEHIYYIPV; via the exons ATGGGTATGCTGTTCCCCGCGATCGTGGCAATGGGCGTCGTGATATCCGACGTGTTTGGCCCATTTGAACAGTATGATAATCGCCGACCTTTCAGCATACCGTTCAACGTGTATTGCTGCTTGTTCGTTGTGTTACACGCGATCGGATTGTGTTTCGTACCTAAACCGCCGTACTCAACACCGAACAATTTTTTCGAACCAAACCATAGCAACGACGAATGTCTGAGTACTATAAATTTGTTGGACGAACCCTACAGGATGGACGTATTGCACCCAatg tttaattccGATTACCGGAACATATATCGACGAAGCTCATGGCAGATATTGGAAGCATTTAGTCACCGTGCGGATCGCAAAGCACTGCTGATCGCCGTTGGATGTATGTTTTTCCACCAAATGTCTGGAATGAATGTAATAATATCGTACATGTTTTCTGTAATGAAAATGGCTGATATTGATGTCGACCCTAAAACGATATACATCACATTAGGACTCGTTCAA gtcaTTACGATGCATGTCGCAATAATTATCATAGACAGCAAAGGTCGtcgtatgttattaatatattcggCAGTGATTATGTGTCTATGTTTGGTTGGTTTGGCGTTCTGcatcattattaaaatgcaaCTAAATGCTACTACGTTCAGTGATATATCGATGGTTCTCGTTATGTTTTTCATTGTGGCGTATTCTTTAGGATTTGGACCTGTCCCTTGGGTTATATTGGGAGAAATATTTTCGACCAAA GTAAAGTCGTACGGAATAAGCTTTACATCAGCTATAAACTGGCTACTAGTCTTAGCAAATGCTTACTTTCCATACGAAATGAACCAGTTTTTCGACatcgaatatttatttttgtttcacttTGTGTTATGCGTTTCTGGTGCATTATTTGTGTGGTGGTTTGTACcagaaacaaaaaaattcagCTTAATAGATGTCCAGAGGCAATTAGACATCGATAAtgaacatatatattacataccagtataa